A single region of the Salarchaeum japonicum genome encodes:
- a CDS encoding ABC transporter permease, with translation MPSRTPGWLVVARQDVRVARADGSLAWSTAGAALFAVLVAGGIDFLTESAWSAPNTMRLFGPVLLLVVPISVASNCYDAVNGPLQSGRLRIPLSLPVSRHELVAGTALARFVTTAIPVAVLLAVGAAFAVTRAHPIDGLVAAAGILLAGLALTAAFVGVAVGWSAATRTPTRALLGCIGVGGLLLYWWFPVDAARYVLNGFAWPGTLRPDWLSWYPALNPTTAYMDVLRAAGVPVEGAGNLAVALAVLLAWAVVPLALGSARFATVDL, from the coding sequence ATGCCCTCCAGAACGCCCGGCTGGCTGGTCGTCGCGCGACAGGACGTGCGGGTGGCGCGCGCCGACGGCAGTCTCGCGTGGTCGACGGCGGGCGCGGCGCTGTTCGCCGTGCTCGTCGCCGGCGGCATCGACTTCCTGACCGAGAGCGCGTGGAGCGCGCCGAACACGATGCGGCTGTTCGGGCCCGTGCTGTTGCTCGTCGTCCCCATCTCGGTGGCGTCGAACTGCTACGACGCCGTGAACGGCCCGCTGCAGTCCGGCCGCCTCCGCATCCCGCTTTCGCTCCCCGTCTCGCGGCACGAACTCGTCGCGGGCACCGCGCTCGCCCGGTTCGTCACCACCGCGATACCCGTGGCCGTCCTGCTCGCGGTCGGCGCGGCGTTCGCGGTGACGCGCGCCCACCCCATCGACGGACTGGTCGCCGCGGCCGGCATCCTGCTCGCCGGCCTGGCGCTCACCGCCGCGTTCGTCGGCGTCGCCGTCGGCTGGTCGGCCGCGACCCGAACGCCGACCCGCGCGCTCCTCGGCTGCATCGGCGTCGGCGGCCTCCTCCTCTACTGGTGGTTCCCCGTTGACGCCGCGCGCTACGTCCTCAACGGGTTCGCGTGGCCCGGAACCCTCCGACCGGACTGGCTGTCGTGGTATCCGGCGCTCAACCCGACGACCGCCTACATGGACGTGCTCCGCGCCGCCGGCGTCCCCGTCGAGGGCGCGGGGAACCTCGCGGTCGCGCTCGCCGTCCTCCTCGCCTGGGCGGTCGTGCCGCTCGCACTCGGGAGCGCTCGGTTCGCCACAGTAGACCTCTAG
- a CDS encoding ABC transporter ATP-binding protein, with the protein MAAIELAGVRKEFGDVTALRGVDLEVEDGEVFGFLGPNGAGKSTTIDIILDFVRPTEGDVRVLGRDAHDDSLSIRDDIGVLPEGFSVYNRLTGRQHVEFAVESKGASDDPDALLDRVGIDPSDRDRKAGGYSKGMQQRLALAMALVGEPELIILDEPSTGLDPNGAREMRELILEEADRGATVFFSSHILEQVEAVCDRVGILRKGELVAEDTIRGLRNAVGTGTVLTVVVDEVTPDAMEAARGVEGVQHVDANRDTIRVRASSDAKTRVLDAIESTGVTVNDFATEEASLDEVFAAYTEDAQ; encoded by the coding sequence ATGGCAGCGATAGAACTAGCCGGAGTCCGAAAGGAGTTCGGCGACGTCACAGCCCTCCGCGGCGTCGACCTCGAAGTCGAGGACGGCGAGGTGTTCGGCTTCCTCGGCCCGAACGGTGCCGGGAAGTCCACCACAATCGACATCATCCTCGACTTCGTCCGCCCCACCGAGGGCGACGTGCGCGTCCTCGGCCGCGACGCCCACGACGACTCGCTCTCCATCCGCGACGACATCGGCGTGCTCCCCGAGGGGTTCTCCGTCTACAACCGCCTCACCGGCCGCCAGCACGTCGAGTTCGCCGTCGAGTCGAAGGGCGCGAGCGACGACCCCGACGCCCTCCTCGACCGCGTCGGCATCGACCCCAGTGACCGCGACCGGAAAGCCGGCGGGTACTCGAAAGGGATGCAACAGCGCCTCGCGCTCGCGATGGCGCTCGTGGGCGAACCCGAACTCATCATCCTCGACGAACCCAGCACGGGCCTCGACCCGAACGGCGCGCGCGAGATGCGCGAACTCATCCTCGAAGAAGCCGACCGCGGCGCGACCGTCTTCTTCTCCAGTCACATCCTCGAACAGGTCGAAGCCGTCTGTGACCGCGTGGGCATCCTCCGGAAGGGCGAACTCGTCGCCGAGGACACCATCCGCGGCCTCCGGAACGCCGTCGGCACCGGCACCGTCCTCACCGTCGTCGTGGACGAAGTCACCCCGGACGCCATGGAAGCCGCGCGCGGCGTCGAGGGCGTCCAGCACGTCGACGCCAACCGCGACACCATCCGCGTGCGCGCCAGCAGCGACGCGAAAACCCGGGTGCTCGACGCCATCGAGAGCACGGGCGTGACCGTCAACGACTTCGCCACCGAGGAAGCGAGCCTGGACGAAGTGTTCGCGGCGTACACGGAGGACGCACAATGA
- a CDS encoding ABC transporter permease codes for MSWTVVAKKDFQDAVRSRMLWGLTILFVLFMAGMAYLYQVFTESGGTGDPTVDTLGLIAFLSSPVTLLVPITGLVVGHKSIAGEVESGSAKLLLSLPHSRRDAVVGKVVGRAAVLSLSIVVGLAVSLLVMLALYDEYTLASFAVFGVFSLVLGAVYTAIGVGISSLTNDSGRATIGAAGFFILVEFILPLIPTGLVALLDLNVSPDAVWPLVFNVIPPSGAYTFALANFVPEAGFGTGLGSLPDTVLLDGPTMIVLLVAWLVLAPLVGYLRFNSRDL; via the coding sequence ATGAGCTGGACCGTCGTCGCGAAAAAGGACTTCCAGGACGCCGTGCGCTCCCGGATGCTCTGGGGGCTCACCATCCTCTTCGTCCTGTTCATGGCCGGTATGGCCTACCTCTATCAGGTGTTCACGGAGAGCGGCGGAACCGGCGACCCCACCGTGGACACGCTCGGCCTCATCGCCTTCCTCTCCAGTCCCGTCACGCTCCTCGTCCCCATCACCGGACTCGTCGTCGGCCACAAATCCATCGCGGGCGAAGTCGAGTCCGGGAGCGCGAAACTCCTCCTCTCACTCCCCCACAGCCGACGCGACGCCGTCGTCGGGAAGGTCGTCGGACGCGCCGCCGTCCTCTCCCTCTCCATCGTCGTCGGCCTCGCCGTCAGCCTCCTCGTCATGCTCGCGCTCTACGACGAGTACACGCTCGCGTCCTTCGCCGTCTTCGGCGTGTTCTCGCTCGTCCTCGGCGCGGTCTACACCGCCATCGGCGTCGGCATCTCCAGCCTGACGAACGACAGCGGGCGCGCCACCATCGGCGCGGCCGGGTTCTTCATCCTCGTCGAGTTCATCCTCCCCCTGATTCCCACCGGCCTCGTCGCCCTGCTCGACCTGAACGTCTCCCCGGACGCCGTCTGGCCCCTCGTCTTCAACGTCATCCCGCCGTCCGGCGCGTACACGTTCGCGCTCGCGAACTTCGTCCCCGAAGCCGGGTTCGGCACCGGCCTGGGCAGCCTCCCGGACACCGTCCTCCTCGACGGCCCGACGATGATAGTCCTCCTGGTCGCGTGGCTCGTCCTCGCGCCCCTCGTCGGCTACCTCCGGTTCAACAGCCGCGACCTCTAG
- a CDS encoding DUF7090 family protein: protein MDYELAIEGGPASIPGGTGVLLLHPSTAETDRIDTDFLKTDTDRFLVISTRTTAREVEQKLDYYDVDESRADVLDALSVDRGYSRRGSEHIRYVSSPDDVDGIVAVAEDFLDATEGKRRVSFDSITELAYYADEERALDALDRLADLLREHDAVGLFHVSTEVHDPEVIERFRERCGLVVELDGDGSVSVSDP, encoded by the coding sequence GTGGACTACGAACTCGCAATCGAGGGCGGGCCGGCGTCGATTCCCGGGGGAACCGGCGTCCTCCTCCTGCATCCGAGCACGGCGGAGACCGACCGAATCGACACGGACTTCCTGAAGACGGACACGGATCGCTTCCTCGTCATCTCCACGCGCACCACCGCGCGGGAGGTCGAGCAGAAACTCGACTACTACGACGTGGACGAATCGCGAGCGGACGTCCTGGACGCGTTGAGCGTCGACCGCGGGTACTCGCGGCGGGGCTCCGAGCACATCCGGTACGTGTCCTCGCCGGACGACGTGGACGGCATCGTCGCGGTGGCGGAGGACTTCCTCGACGCCACCGAGGGGAAGCGCCGCGTGAGTTTCGACTCCATCACGGAACTCGCGTACTACGCGGACGAGGAGCGCGCGCTGGACGCGCTCGACCGGCTCGCCGACCTCCTCCGCGAGCACGACGCGGTCGGGTTGTTCCACGTGTCCACTGAGGTGCACGATCCCGAGGTCATCGAGCGGTTCCGGGAGCGCTGTGGGCTGGTCGTGGAACTCGACGGCGACGGCTCCGTGTCGGTCTCCGACCCCTGA
- the mdh gene encoding malate dehydrogenase, with the protein MAKVSIVGAAGTVGAAAGYSLALRDVVDELVFVDIPEKEDEAVGQAADANHGIAYDSNTEVVQGDYAATEGSDVVVITAGIPRKPGQTRIDLAGDNAPIMEDIGSSLAEYNDDFVSITTSNPVDLLNRHLYETGERAREKVIGFGGRLDSARFRYVLSQRFDVPVQNVEATILGEHGDAQVPVFSKVRVDGRDPSFDEDERSEILSDLQESAMNVIERKGATQWGPATGVAHMVEAVLRDTGEVLPASIPLAGEFGHEDTAFGVPVKLGASGVEEVVEWDLTEYERDQLGEAAEKLSEQYAEIS; encoded by the coding sequence ATGGCGAAAGTCAGCATCGTCGGCGCGGCGGGTACGGTCGGCGCTGCGGCAGGCTACAGTCTCGCGCTCCGCGACGTGGTGGACGAACTCGTGTTCGTGGACATCCCCGAGAAGGAGGACGAGGCGGTCGGGCAGGCCGCGGACGCGAACCACGGCATCGCGTACGACTCGAACACGGAGGTCGTGCAGGGCGACTACGCCGCCACCGAGGGGTCGGACGTGGTCGTCATCACGGCCGGGATTCCGCGCAAGCCCGGACAGACCCGCATCGACCTCGCGGGCGACAACGCGCCCATCATGGAGGACATCGGGTCGAGTCTGGCGGAGTACAACGACGACTTCGTCTCCATCACCACCTCGAACCCGGTCGACCTCCTGAACCGCCACCTCTACGAGACGGGTGAGCGGGCGCGCGAGAAGGTCATCGGGTTCGGCGGCCGCTTGGACAGCGCGCGGTTCCGGTACGTGCTCTCCCAGCGCTTCGACGTGCCCGTACAGAACGTCGAGGCGACCATCCTCGGCGAGCACGGCGACGCGCAGGTGCCGGTGTTCTCGAAGGTTCGCGTGGACGGCCGCGACCCGTCGTTCGACGAGGACGAGCGGAGCGAAATCCTCTCCGACCTCCAGGAGTCCGCGATGAACGTCATCGAGCGGAAGGGCGCGACCCAGTGGGGGCCGGCGACGGGCGTCGCGCACATGGTCGAGGCCGTGCTCCGCGACACGGGCGAAGTGCTCCCGGCGAGCATTCCCCTCGCGGGCGAGTTCGGGCACGAGGACACGGCGTTCGGCGTGCCGGTGAAGCTCGGCGCGAGCGGCGTCGAAGAAGTCGTGGAGTGGGATTTGACGGAGTACGAGCGCGACCAGCTCGGCGAGGCGGCGGAGAAGCTCTCCGAGCAGTACGCGGAAATCAGCTAG
- a CDS encoding zinc-dependent alcohol dehydrogenase family protein, producing the protein MDAAVYHGPGDVRIESVPDPEIEEPTDAIVRITHTAICGSDLWPYRGQSDREAGSRIGHEPMGIVEEVGDDVRHVRPGDRVLAPFSISCGECEFCRKGLHTSCVNGDGWSGANGGAQGERVRAPTADGTLVRVPERYADDEDTLEALLPLTDVMCTGHHAAVSAGVEAGDTAVVVGDGAVGLCGVLAASRLGAERVVAVGHHEDRLEIAEEFGATETVASRGEDAVEEVRELTYGGANHVLECVGAESSMSTAFDVARPGGTVGYVGVPAGVEEAEFLGTAFSKNVTLRGGVAPVRAYVDDLMADVLQGTLDPSPIFTKTVGLDGVPEGYEAMDEREAVKVLVKP; encoded by the coding sequence ATGGACGCCGCTGTCTACCACGGCCCCGGCGACGTGCGCATCGAGAGCGTTCCCGACCCCGAGATAGAGGAACCGACGGACGCCATCGTCCGCATCACCCACACCGCCATCTGCGGCTCCGACCTCTGGCCGTACCGCGGGCAGAGCGACCGCGAGGCGGGAAGCCGCATCGGCCACGAACCGATGGGTATCGTGGAGGAGGTCGGCGACGACGTGCGGCACGTCCGGCCCGGCGACCGCGTGCTCGCGCCCTTCTCCATCTCCTGCGGCGAGTGCGAGTTCTGCCGGAAGGGACTCCACACGTCGTGCGTGAACGGCGACGGCTGGAGCGGCGCGAACGGCGGCGCGCAGGGCGAGCGCGTGCGCGCACCCACCGCGGACGGCACGCTCGTCCGGGTTCCCGAGCGGTACGCGGACGACGAGGACACGCTCGAAGCCCTCCTACCGCTGACGGACGTGATGTGCACGGGCCACCACGCCGCCGTCAGCGCGGGCGTCGAGGCGGGCGACACCGCCGTCGTCGTCGGGGACGGCGCGGTCGGACTGTGCGGCGTGCTCGCCGCCTCGCGGCTCGGCGCGGAGCGCGTCGTCGCCGTCGGCCACCACGAGGACAGACTGGAAATCGCGGAGGAGTTCGGTGCGACCGAAACGGTAGCGAGTCGCGGCGAGGACGCCGTGGAGGAAGTCCGGGAACTGACGTACGGCGGCGCGAACCACGTGCTCGAATGCGTGGGCGCTGAGTCCTCGATGAGCACCGCGTTCGACGTGGCGCGCCCCGGCGGAACCGTCGGATACGTCGGCGTCCCCGCCGGTGTCGAGGAGGCCGAGTTCCTCGGGACGGCGTTCTCGAAGAACGTCACGCTCCGCGGCGGCGTTGCGCCCGTTCGCGCCTACGTGGACGACCTGATGGCGGACGTGTTGCAGGGCACGCTCGACCCGTCGCCCATCTTCACGAAGACGGTCGGCCTCGACGGCGTGCCGGAGGGCTACGAGGCGATGGACGAACGCGAGGCCGTGAAAGTCCTCGTGAAACCCTAG
- a CDS encoding ferredoxin, protein MRVEFDRDTCIGMYQCVAEWDGFEEDADAGKAVLVDGEEVEDGVFSREIPEDAEFDAKFAARSCPVDAIRVYDDGEQVV, encoded by the coding sequence ATGCGAGTCGAGTTCGACCGGGACACCTGCATCGGGATGTACCAGTGCGTCGCGGAGTGGGACGGCTTCGAGGAGGACGCGGACGCGGGGAAGGCCGTGCTCGTTGACGGCGAGGAGGTCGAGGACGGCGTGTTCAGCCGGGAAATCCCCGAGGACGCGGAGTTCGACGCGAAGTTCGCGGCGCGGTCGTGTCCCGTGGACGCCATCCGCGTCTACGACGACGGCGAGCAGGTCGTCTAG
- a CDS encoding Rieske (2Fe-2S) protein yields the protein MARAELTTVEAVHDERSWLFTVVDDYGNEEEVILVPCEDSVEAWVNTCPHEFQRFDRGTGAAMRERTPEASSGDGEAVGYQVICPKHGSMFDTCSGGCDNGEAAGTTLVDVDLAVEDGTVYLDDEDYVFRHEGGIDDTDEGPSSTSHLSF from the coding sequence ATGGCGCGCGCGGAACTCACGACGGTCGAGGCCGTTCACGACGAGCGCTCCTGGCTGTTCACGGTCGTGGACGACTACGGGAACGAAGAAGAGGTGATTCTGGTGCCCTGCGAGGACTCCGTGGAGGCCTGGGTGAACACGTGCCCTCACGAGTTCCAGCGGTTCGACCGCGGGACGGGCGCGGCGATGCGGGAGAGGACGCCCGAGGCGTCCTCCGGAGACGGCGAAGCCGTCGGATACCAGGTCATCTGTCCGAAACACGGGTCGATGTTCGACACGTGCTCGGGGGGCTGCGACAACGGCGAGGCCGCCGGAACGACACTCGTGGACGTAGACCTCGCGGTGGAGGACGGCACGGTCTACCTCGACGACGAGGACTACGTCTTCCGGCACGAGGGCGGCATCGACGACACCGACGAGGGGCCGAGTTCGACGAGCCACCTCTCCTTCTAA
- a CDS encoding ATP-dependent DNA helicase, which produces MRPSDLDGLPAGVAGHLEGEGIEAFYPPQEAAVEAGVTAGESLVASVPTASGKTLIAQLGMLSAVERGGKALYIVPLRALAGEKAREFEAFEEYGVSVGVSTGNYQSDGDWLGSKDIIVATSEKVDSLIRNGADWVDDLSCVVADEVHLVDDAHRGPTLEVTLAKLRQRVPSLQVVALSATVGNADELADWLDAELVDSDWRPIDLRTGVHYGQSLHLDDGSQRELSVGGNRNQTSALVEDTLADGGSTLVFVNSRRNAESAAGRLGDVSRRFLDGDEREALADIAEEIRGVSDTETSDDLADAVERGAAFHHAGLAREHRELVEEAFRDRLVKVVSATPTLAAGVNTPSRRVIVRDWQRYDGDAGGMQPLSVLEVHQMFGRAGRPGLDPYGEAVLLANTHEELEELFDRYIYADPEPVRSKLAAEPALRTHVLAAVATGVARSRDALLEFLSGTLYATQTDDPERLESVTDDVLDYLVANDFVEREDGGLSATSSGHLVSRLYVDPMSAAELLHGLEDAENPTPFGLYHLVARTPDLYGLYLRSGDRERYTELAYERETEFLGRMPSEFEENQWEDWLAATKTAKLLEDWANELDEDTIAERYGVGPGDIRGKVETAEWLLNAAERLAGDLGYGNTKAVRDARKRVEYGVGEELLDLAGVRNVGRKRARRLYEAGIETRADLRNAAKPVVLGALRGRRRTAETVLENVGHENPSMADVRADADAEAAARSADMDGEDGQASLGDFE; this is translated from the coding sequence ATGAGACCATCGGACCTCGACGGCCTCCCCGCGGGTGTCGCGGGCCACCTGGAGGGGGAGGGTATCGAGGCGTTCTACCCCCCGCAGGAGGCCGCGGTCGAGGCGGGCGTCACGGCGGGCGAGAGCCTCGTCGCGAGCGTTCCCACGGCGAGCGGGAAGACGCTCATCGCCCAGCTCGGGATGCTGTCGGCCGTGGAGCGCGGCGGGAAAGCCCTCTACATCGTGCCGCTGCGCGCGCTCGCCGGGGAGAAGGCGCGGGAGTTCGAGGCGTTCGAGGAGTACGGCGTCTCCGTCGGCGTCTCCACGGGGAACTACCAGAGCGACGGCGACTGGCTCGGCTCCAAGGACATCATCGTCGCGACCTCGGAGAAGGTGGATTCGCTGATTCGGAACGGCGCAGATTGGGTTGACGACCTCTCCTGCGTCGTCGCGGACGAAGTCCACCTCGTGGACGACGCCCACCGGGGGCCGACGCTCGAAGTGACGCTCGCGAAGCTCCGCCAGCGCGTCCCCTCGCTCCAGGTGGTCGCGCTCAGCGCGACCGTGGGGAACGCGGACGAACTCGCGGACTGGCTGGACGCCGAACTCGTGGACTCCGACTGGCGACCCATCGACCTCCGGACGGGCGTCCACTACGGCCAGTCACTCCACCTCGACGACGGCAGTCAGCGCGAACTCTCAGTCGGCGGAAACCGGAATCAGACGAGCGCGCTCGTGGAGGACACGCTCGCCGACGGCGGCTCCACGCTGGTGTTCGTGAACTCGCGGCGGAACGCGGAGTCCGCGGCGGGACGGCTCGGGGACGTGAGCCGCCGGTTCCTCGACGGCGACGAGCGCGAGGCGTTGGCGGACATCGCCGAGGAGATTCGGGGCGTGAGCGACACGGAGACGAGCGACGACCTCGCGGACGCGGTCGAGCGCGGCGCGGCGTTCCACCACGCCGGCCTCGCGCGCGAGCACCGCGAACTCGTGGAGGAGGCGTTCCGCGACAGACTCGTGAAGGTCGTGTCCGCGACGCCGACGCTCGCCGCAGGCGTGAACACGCCGAGCCGCCGCGTGATTGTTCGAGATTGGCAGCGCTACGACGGCGACGCCGGCGGCATGCAACCGCTCTCGGTGCTGGAGGTTCACCAGATGTTCGGGCGCGCCGGCCGCCCCGGGCTCGACCCGTACGGCGAGGCCGTGCTGCTCGCGAACACCCACGAGGAACTCGAAGAGCTGTTCGACCGGTACATCTACGCCGACCCCGAGCCGGTGCGGTCGAAGCTCGCGGCCGAACCCGCGCTCCGCACGCACGTCCTCGCCGCCGTCGCCACCGGGGTCGCGCGGAGCCGGGACGCCCTCCTCGAATTCCTCTCCGGGACGCTGTACGCGACGCAGACGGACGACCCGGAGCGCCTCGAATCCGTGACGGACGACGTGCTCGACTACCTCGTCGCGAACGACTTCGTGGAGCGCGAGGACGGCGGGCTCTCGGCCACGTCGAGCGGCCACCTCGTGAGCCGGCTGTACGTCGACCCGATGAGCGCCGCGGAACTCCTTCACGGCCTGGAGGACGCAGAGAACCCGACGCCGTTCGGCCTCTACCACCTCGTCGCCCGCACGCCCGACCTCTACGGTCTCTACCTCCGCTCCGGCGACCGCGAGCGCTACACCGAACTCGCGTACGAGCGGGAGACGGAGTTCCTCGGGCGGATGCCGAGCGAGTTCGAGGAGAACCAGTGGGAGGACTGGCTCGCCGCGACGAAGACGGCGAAACTCCTGGAGGACTGGGCGAACGAACTGGACGAGGACACCATCGCCGAACGCTACGGCGTCGGCCCCGGCGACATCCGCGGGAAGGTCGAGACCGCGGAGTGGCTGTTGAACGCCGCCGAACGCCTCGCCGGCGACCTCGGGTACGGGAACACGAAGGCCGTTCGGGACGCCCGGAAGCGCGTCGAGTACGGTGTCGGCGAGGAACTCCTCGACCTCGCGGGCGTGCGGAACGTCGGCCGGAAGCGCGCGCGCCGCCTCTACGAGGCCGGCATCGAGACGCGCGCCGACCTCCGGAACGCCGCGAAACCGGTCGTGTTGGGCGCGCTCCGGGGACGCCGACGGACGGCCGAGACGGTGCTGGAGAACGTCGGCCACGAGAACCCGTCGATGGCGGACGTTCGCGCCGACGCGGACGCCGAAGCCGCGGCGCGCTCCGCGGACATGGACGGCGAGGACGGCCAGGCGAGCCTGGGTGACTTCGAGTGA
- the cgi121 gene encoding KEOPS complex subunit Cgi121, whose protein sequence is MRTVEGRVTVSDVDAFVETLNAVGDEHGSAVQAFDAAYVAGRLHLETAVRHANRAFDRGENVARDRAVEILLYAAGRRQIRQALEMGVPEGETDAVILADGGDEPAALDDLRALVDEHDTLDALDEPALASFFDISDAERAATDATLTDLVRERVALLDVEK, encoded by the coding sequence GTGAGAACCGTCGAGGGCCGCGTCACCGTGTCGGACGTGGACGCGTTCGTCGAGACCCTGAACGCCGTCGGCGACGAGCACGGGAGCGCGGTGCAGGCGTTCGACGCCGCGTACGTCGCCGGCCGCCTCCACCTCGAAACCGCCGTCCGGCACGCGAACCGCGCGTTCGACCGCGGGGAGAACGTCGCGCGCGACCGCGCCGTCGAAATCCTCCTCTACGCCGCCGGCCGCCGCCAAATCCGGCAAGCCCTCGAAATGGGCGTCCCGGAGGGCGAAACGGACGCCGTCATCCTCGCGGACGGCGGCGACGAACCCGCCGCACTCGACGACCTCCGCGCGCTCGTGGACGAACACGACACGCTCGACGCGCTCGACGAACCCGCGCTCGCGTCGTTCTTCGACATCTCGGACGCGGAGCGCGCCGCCACCGACGCCACCCTCACCGACCTCGTCAGGGAGCGCGTCGCCCTGCTCGACGTGGAGAAGTAG
- a CDS encoding DUF5789 family protein, translating into MSRDDVTDSARERQHERTERVEETLEAVDATLDGLSYPTNPSEMKAVYGETAEELPNETESLGDVFDRLEDTEYDTHEDAREAVLGELTGAAGREHGDDNEYNSERELDALEEQESEKYGEK; encoded by the coding sequence ATGAGCCGCGACGACGTCACCGACAGCGCGCGCGAACGCCAGCACGAGCGCACCGAACGCGTCGAGGAAACCCTCGAAGCCGTGGACGCGACGCTCGACGGCCTGAGCTACCCCACGAACCCGAGCGAGATGAAAGCCGTCTACGGGGAAACCGCCGAGGAACTCCCGAACGAAACCGAATCACTCGGCGACGTGTTCGACCGCCTCGAAGACACGGAGTACGACACCCACGAGGACGCCCGCGAAGCCGTGCTCGGCGAACTCACCGGCGCGGCCGGCCGCGAACACGGCGACGACAACGAGTACAACTCCGAACGCGAACTCGACGCGCTCGAAGAACAGGAGTCCGAGAAGTACGGCGAGAAGTAA
- a CDS encoding homing endonuclease associated repeat-containing protein, which produces MKTTERECVAALRTAATRLGESPTKQQYEDLGLTPAHATILRVMGSWNAAKEAAGLETYYAGEFGGSDIEPKPDDVDIPEDTDWESLSGNQRWYYKNRQREIDRKEDRRARLRYWLHTYKGEECACERCGEDRPATLDFHHTGEKTMGISRMVVRGFSRDSILAEIAECEVLCANCHREEHYVVPDEPPSQG; this is translated from the coding sequence GTGAAGACAACTGAACGAGAGTGCGTTGCCGCGCTTCGCACCGCTGCCACTCGGCTCGGTGAGTCCCCTACGAAACAGCAGTACGAAGACCTTGGATTAACTCCGGCGCACGCGACTATCCTCCGCGTTATGGGCAGCTGGAACGCGGCCAAGGAAGCCGCGGGCCTCGAAACGTACTACGCCGGCGAGTTCGGCGGAAGCGATATCGAACCGAAACCGGACGACGTTGATATCCCGGAGGATACCGACTGGGAGTCGCTCTCCGGAAATCAGCGCTGGTACTACAAGAACCGACAGCGAGAAATTGACCGGAAGGAAGACCGACGCGCTCGCCTCCGCTACTGGCTTCACACGTACAAGGGTGAGGAGTGCGCGTGCGAACGCTGCGGGGAAGACCGGCCCGCGACGCTTGACTTCCACCACACCGGCGAGAAGACGATGGGAATCAGCCGGATGGTCGTCCGCGGATTCAGTCGCGACTCGATTCTCGCAGAGATAGCCGAGTGCGAAGTGCTCTGCGCGAACTGCCACCGCGAGGAGCACTACGTCGTCCCCGACGAACCGCCTTCGCAAGGCTAA
- a CDS encoding IMP cyclohydrolase, with the protein MYVGRFVVVGPGVGAYRVSSRSFPNRTIVERDGLLTVVPTEDAEATDNPYVSYNCVRESDGRAVVGNGSHVDPITEKLDLGYPPRDALVSGLFSLDYEKDDYDTPRIAGVVGAEEAYVGIVRKDALLVRAVAEPTLVATYEKDSPEAYALDADTPEGAAREVLDAAFEHAVCAAGVTVDDEVSVAFADNE; encoded by the coding sequence ATGTACGTTGGGCGGTTCGTGGTCGTCGGTCCGGGCGTGGGCGCGTATCGAGTGTCGTCGCGGTCGTTCCCGAATCGGACGATTGTGGAGCGTGACGGCCTGTTAACGGTCGTGCCGACCGAAGACGCTGAAGCGACGGACAATCCGTACGTGTCCTACAACTGCGTGCGGGAGTCTGACGGGCGGGCGGTCGTGGGGAACGGGTCGCACGTCGACCCGATTACGGAGAAACTGGACTTGGGGTATCCGCCCCGGGACGCGCTGGTGTCGGGGTTGTTCTCGCTGGATTACGAGAAGGACGACTACGACACGCCGCGCATCGCCGGCGTCGTCGGAGCCGAGGAGGCCTACGTCGGTATCGTGCGGAAGGACGCGTTGCTGGTGCGAGCGGTCGCGGAGCCGACGCTCGTCGCGACCTACGAGAAGGACAGCCCGGAGGCATACGCGCTCGACGCCGACACCCCGGAAGGCGCGGCGCGCGAGGTGCTGGACGCGGCGTTCGAGCACGCGGTGTGCGCGGCTGGCGTCACCGTCGATGACGAGGTGTCGGTCGCGTTCGCCGACAACGAATAG